AGGTAGATATTTTCGATATTTGCTTGCTTTCGCTCCCGTATTGGCCCTCCGGTACGGGAGTTTTTTTATGCGCGCTATTACAGTAAATGCCATCTTCAAACGCCTTAACTAAATAACGAAATCCGCGACCGATTTTTATTGTTTTCGCAAAAACTGCAGTTTCTCTTTTATTTTTATTTCCAGCCCGCGTTCGACCGGAAAATAATAGCGTTTTCCAATTAAAGGCTCCGGAAAATAGTTTTCGCCGGCGGCATAGGCGTTTTTCTCGTCGTGAGCGTAACGGTATTCTGCACCGTGTCCCAGCTCCTTCATCAATTTAGTCGGGGCATTGCGCAAATGCATCGGTACTTCCAGCGAACCGCTGGTTCGAGCATCGGTCATTGCCGCTTTGTAGGCCACGTAAACCGCATTGCTTTTCGGCGCGCAGGCCAGATAAACGATGGCTTGCGCCAACGATAATTCGCCTTCAGGGCTGCCCAGGCGTTCGTAGGCGTGGGCGGCGTTCAACGCCAGTTCCAGGCCGCGCGGGTCGGCGTTACCGATGTCTTCCGACGCCATCCGTACCACGCGGCGGGCGATGTACAACGGGTCGCAACCGCCGTCTATCATCCGGCAGAACCAATACAGTGCCGCGTCCGGGTCGGTGCCGCGCACCGATTTGTGCAGCGCGGAAATCTGGTCGTAGAAAATGTCGCCGCCCTTGTCGAAGCGCGCGGCGTGGCCTTGCAACACTTCGTCCAGCACCTCGCGATTGACCACGTCCTTGCCGTCGACGTTTTCCGCCAGATCGGCGGCAATCTGCAAAATGTTCAAACAGCGGCGGGCGTCGCCGTCGGCGGCCTTGGCAATCATCAGCAACACCTCGTCGTCGATGATCAGATTACGGCTGCCCAAGCCGCGAAGCGGATCGGTCAACGCGTTATGGAGCAGATTCAGCAAGTCGTCGGCGTCGATACTGCGCATTACGTAGACGCGCAGCCGCGACAGCAAAGCGTTGTTCAGTTCGAACGACGGATTCTCGGTGGTGGCGCCGAATAAAATGATCGCGCCGCTTTCGATCGGCGCCAGCAGGGAATCCTGCTGGCTTTTCGAGAAGCGGTGAATCTCGTCGATGAATACCACGGTGTTGAGATTGCGGCTCAGCTTGACGTCCTCGGCCTCGGCGACGGCGGCGCGAATTTCCTTGACGCCGGCCATCACCGCCGACAATTCGATGAAATGACAATGTGCGCTGGCGGCGATAATTTTCGCCAGCGTGGTCTTGCCGACGCCGGGTGGCCCCCAAAACACCAGGGAGTGCGGCGCGCCCTGATCTATCGCTGCGCGCAACGACTTGCCCTTGGCCAGCAAATGCTGTTGGCCTATGTATTGGTCCAGATTGGTGGGTCGCATCCGGGCTGCCAGCGGCGCGTGCGGGTTGATGTCGAAGGCGTCTTTGTTCATGGTCAGGTAAAACTGATAGGCAATGGCGGCATTTTTCTTTAAAATCGCCGGCCATTTTATTGATTCTCTGGCCGGATTGACATGGATTTAAAATTCTTAGATTTCGAACAGCCCATCGCCGAATTGCAAGCCAAAATTGAAGAGCTGCGCAAGGTGGAGCTGGACAACAATTTCGACATTTCCGAGACGCTGAAGCAGCTCGAGCAAAAATGCGAAATGCTGACCGAGAGTATTTTCAGCAATCTGACCGACTGGCAGATTTCGCAATTGTCGCGCCATCCGGGCCGTCCCTATACGCTGGACTATGTCAATCTGATGTTTACCGATTTCCACGAGTTGCACGGCGACCGGGCTTACGCCGACGATCCGGCCATCGTCTGCGGCTTGGCGCGGCTGGAAGGCCAGCCGGTGGTGGTGATCGGTCACCAAAAAGGTCGCGACACCAGGGAAAAGATTTACCGCAACTTCGGTATGCCGCGTCCGGAGGGCTACCGCAAGGCCTTGCGGGTCATGAAGTTGGCCGAGCGTTTTAAACTGCCGATTATTTGTCTGATCGATACTCCGGGCGCCTATCCCGGTATCGGCGCCGAAGAGCGAGGCCAGAGCGAGGCCATCGCCCGCAATCTGTTCGAGATGTCCAAGCTCAGAACGCCGGTGATCTGCGTGGTGATCGGCGAGGGCGGTTCCGGCGGTGCGTTGGCCATCGGTGTCGGCGATCGTCTGTTGATGTTGGAATACAGCACCTATGCGGTAATTTCCCCGGAAGGTTGCGCGTCGATCTTGTGGAAAAGCGCGGATAAAGCCCAGTTGGCGGCCGAAGCGATGGGGATCACGTCCGACCGGGTGCGCGAGCAAGGCTTTTTGGACGAGGTGGTACGCGAACCGGTCGGCGGCGGCCACCGTAATTTTCAAAAAATCGCCGAGAATTTGCAGGAGGCGCTGTTGCGGCATTTGGCGGAATTGAATCAAGAGGCGGCTGCCAACATGGATCAAATGTTGGAAAAACGCTACCAGCGGATCATGCGTTTCGGTTCTTACATCGAAGAGCCCGTCAAATAATTCGGCCCGATTCGTCCGTTAAGCAAAAGGCCGGCTGCGTTCGGCCTTTTTTATGAGCCGGAAAATGTCCAGTCTCGATCCGCGTCTGATCACGAAACTATTGCCGCCGGGGTGCCGAACGGTTTACTTGGCCTATAGCGGCGGCTTGGACTCGCATGCGCTATTACATCTAGCCACAGCCATCGGCGATTTGCGCGGCAGGTTGGTTGCCGTCTACGTTAATCATGGCTTGCAAGCCGCCGCCGCCGATTGGGGCGAACATTGCCGCCGCCAATGCTTGGAATTGGGGGTGGCGTTCCGAATCGTCGAAGTCGATGCGGCGGCGCGAAGCGGCGAAGGTCCGGAAGCAGCCGCGCGCGAAGCCAGGTACCGGGCTCTGCGCCAATTGTTGCAGGTGGACGATGTACTGTTACTGGCGCAGCACCGCGACGACCAAATGGAGACGTTGTTGCTGCAGTTGTTCAGAGGTGCCGGTTTGGCCGGTTTGGCCGGCATGCCCGCCAGCGCGGCGTTTGGTTGCGGCCTTATGTTGCGGCCTTTTTTGGATATTTCCAGAAAAGATATCCTCGATTACGCGCTGGCGAACAACTTGCGGTGGGTAGAAGATCCCAGCAACCAAAGTAACGATTTCGACCGTAACTTTCTGCGCAATCAAATTGTGCCGTTGTTGAAGCAACGCTGGCCGGGATTGGATAAGACGGTGGCGCGTTCGGCCGCGCATTGCGGCGAAGCCTCGCGCCTGTTAGACGATTGGGCGGATCGAGTTCTGGAAGAGTTAGCCGATGCCGAACAAGCCGGCATTTGCCTAGCAGGCTTAAGCGAACTAACCGAGGAGCAGCGTAGCGTCTTACTGCGAAGGTGGTTGGTCGGTTTCGGCTTGAAGCCGCCTAGTGCGGCCATTATCAAGGCGTTGGCGGCACAGGTGTCGGCTGGTCCGGGTAAAGCTTCGCCGCCGCAAATCCACATTCAGGGATGCCGCATCCTTGGCTATCGGCAAAAGTTGTTTTGCATTCCGGCGGCGGCGTTGAGTAAATTCACAGGCGATTTATTATGGCCGAAACCGGATGCGCGGTTAGACTTGGCGAACGGCTATTGCTTGCGCAGGATTGAGGCGCTCTCCGGAATCGGCAAAGATTATTGGGATAGGGCCGAGGTGTCGGTTAAGGCCCGCGCTGGCGGCGAAAAACTCAAGTTGCCGGGGCGGGAAGGGCATCATTGCCTGAAGAAGCTGTACCAGGAAGCCGGTATTCCGCCGTGGGAACGCGAGCAACGGCCGTTGGTCTATCTCGACGGACGCTTAGCGGCGATCGCAGGTTTATGGGTTGCCGAATGGGCTTGGGCGGCCGAGGCGGCTTGTTATCGGGTGGTTTGGCAGGCCGAGGCCGGGCTTGGCGATACTCACCACAAATGAGGAGGGGTTATGTTTCCGGATATTTTGCAGAGCGCGATTGTCGGCATGATGGTCGCGATACCGACCATCGTAGTTTATAAAAAAGCCGGCTTACATCCGGCGTGGGCGGCATTGGTGTTCCTGCCGGTGTTCGGCTTGCTGTTGGTGTTCCTGCAGTTGGCTTTTCAAGGCTGGCCTAACTTGAGACAGGAGCGTTAACCATGGAATTATTTTTTATTATTCTGCCGGCCTACATCCTGTTTTGCCTCTGGCTGGCTTACCGTATTTTGCAAAAAGCCGGATTCGACGGCCGTTGGGCATTGGTGTTAATGGTGCCGGTGGTGAACATCATCATGATTTGGGTGTTCGCCTTCAGTTCGTGGCCGAATTTGCGGCCGGGCGTGAAGCTGGAATGACGGTATTCGCCGGCCGTTTCAATAAAGCCGGCGTTGCCGCGATGCTGCCTCTGGGTCGGTTGCTCCGTCTAATTTAGCGGCAAGCTACCGCCAAAGCTGCTAAAATCGGCGTTTGTTTTGATCCTGCTATTCGCTAAACAGGGCGCAAATCCTTAATGACAAAATTCATCTTTATCACCGGCGGCGTGGTGTCTTCCTTGGGGAAAGGTATTGCCGCTTCGTCGTTGGCGGCGATTCTTGAAGATCGCGGCCTTAAAGTCACCATCACCAAACTCGATCCTTACATCAACGTCGATCCCGGCACGATGAGCCCATTCCAGCACGGTGAAGTCTTCGTCACCGAGGATGGCGCGGAAACCGATTTGGACCTTGGCCATTACGAGCGGTTTTTGAAGGCCACGATGGCCAAGAAAAACAATTTCACTACCGGCCAGGTGTACGAGCAGGTGTTGCGCAACGAGCGCAAGGGCGAGTATCTGGGTGCCACGGTGCAAGTCATTCCACACATCACCGACGAAATCAAACGCCGGGTGTTCGCCAGTGCCGAAGGCATGGACATCGGCATCATCGAAGTCGGCGGCACGGTCGGCGACATCGAGTCGCTACCCTTCCTGGAAACCATCCGCCAGATGGGTGTGGAACTGGGCCGTGACCGCGCCGTGTTCATCCACTTGACGCTGGTGCCTTACATCAAATCGGCCGGCGAACTGAAAACCAAGCCCACCCAGCATTCGGTCAAGGAGCTGCGTACCATCGGTATCCAGCCGGACATTCTGATTTGCCGTTCCGAGCAACCGATTCCGGCCAGCGAACGCCGCAAAATTGCGCTGTTTACCAACGTCAGCGAAAAAGCCG
Above is a window of Methylomonas koyamae DNA encoding:
- a CDS encoding replication-associated recombination protein A, with translation MNKDAFDINPHAPLAARMRPTNLDQYIGQQHLLAKGKSLRAAIDQGAPHSLVFWGPPGVGKTTLAKIIAASAHCHFIELSAVMAGVKEIRAAVAEAEDVKLSRNLNTVVFIDEIHRFSKSQQDSLLAPIESGAIILFGATTENPSFELNNALLSRLRVYVMRSIDADDLLNLLHNALTDPLRGLGSRNLIIDDEVLLMIAKAADGDARRCLNILQIAADLAENVDGKDVVNREVLDEVLQGHAARFDKGGDIFYDQISALHKSVRGTDPDAALYWFCRMIDGGCDPLYIARRVVRMASEDIGNADPRGLELALNAAHAYERLGSPEGELSLAQAIVYLACAPKSNAVYVAYKAAMTDARTSGSLEVPMHLRNAPTKLMKELGHGAEYRYAHDEKNAYAAGENYFPEPLIGKRYYFPVERGLEIKIKEKLQFLRKQ
- the accA gene encoding acetyl-CoA carboxylase carboxyl transferase subunit alpha, whose translation is MDLKFLDFEQPIAELQAKIEELRKVELDNNFDISETLKQLEQKCEMLTESIFSNLTDWQISQLSRHPGRPYTLDYVNLMFTDFHELHGDRAYADDPAIVCGLARLEGQPVVVIGHQKGRDTREKIYRNFGMPRPEGYRKALRVMKLAERFKLPIICLIDTPGAYPGIGAEERGQSEAIARNLFEMSKLRTPVICVVIGEGGSGGALAIGVGDRLLMLEYSTYAVISPEGCASILWKSADKAQLAAEAMGITSDRVREQGFLDEVVREPVGGGHRNFQKIAENLQEALLRHLAELNQEAAANMDQMLEKRYQRIMRFGSYIEEPVK
- the tilS gene encoding tRNA lysidine(34) synthetase TilS; the protein is MSSLDPRLITKLLPPGCRTVYLAYSGGLDSHALLHLATAIGDLRGRLVAVYVNHGLQAAAADWGEHCRRQCLELGVAFRIVEVDAAARSGEGPEAAAREARYRALRQLLQVDDVLLLAQHRDDQMETLLLQLFRGAGLAGLAGMPASAAFGCGLMLRPFLDISRKDILDYALANNLRWVEDPSNQSNDFDRNFLRNQIVPLLKQRWPGLDKTVARSAAHCGEASRLLDDWADRVLEELADAEQAGICLAGLSELTEEQRSVLLRRWLVGFGLKPPSAAIIKALAAQVSAGPGKASPPQIHIQGCRILGYRQKLFCIPAAALSKFTGDLLWPKPDARLDLANGYCLRRIEALSGIGKDYWDRAEVSVKARAGGEKLKLPGREGHHCLKKLYQEAGIPPWEREQRPLVYLDGRLAAIAGLWVAEWAWAAEAACYRVVWQAEAGLGDTHHK